From Arachis stenosperma cultivar V10309 chromosome 2, arast.V10309.gnm1.PFL2, whole genome shotgun sequence, one genomic window encodes:
- the LOC130962354 gene encoding uncharacterized protein LOC130962354 — MHEIQTVAKEYINDEEVSRVVAANKRQSENGDRPKERTRDEAPSKTPRTFPRVGKFTNYTPLTLPIVEVYQQIAEKGILPKARPLKDRTGGNKNLYCNYHKGYGHLTQDCFDLKDALEQAIREGKLAVFSHLIREPRRRYRDEEEEGKTRSAKWRPEPEGGDHGLTVINVVTAKNAAPRSRSAYKKDVKILSISSSSVRNSKKPPLVSFGPEDQWFDDAPENPPMVITARVGTGLVKRILVDTGADSNIMFRNVFDALGLKDADLTTHQHEVIGLGDHFIKPDGVISLPISLGQPQGRRSAMAEFVILRDSTAYNIILGRKTINDFEAIINTKLLVMKFVTDDGSIGSVRGDLETAVACDNASLSLRKKSKEASGVFLADLDARVDDKPRPESKGDLEKFMFGD, encoded by the coding sequence ATGCACGAGATCCAGACGGTAGCCAAGGAGTACATAAATGATGAGGAAGTTAGCCGAGTTGTGGCTGCCAACAAACGGCAGTCCGAGAACGGGGATAGGCCGAAGGAGCGGACCAGGGACGAGGCGCCAAGCAAAACGCCGAGGACGTTTCCCCGGGTCGGGAAATTCACCAACTACACCCCACTCACGCTTCCCATAGTAGAGGTATACCAACAAATAGCAGAGAAAGGAATCCTGCCGAAGGCCCGACCACTCAAGGACCGCACTGGGGGGAACAAGAACCTCTATTGCAACTACCACAAAGGATACGGTCACCTAACGCAGGACTGTTTTGACCTAAAGGATGCGCTAGAGCAAGCGATAAGGGAAGGCAAACTAGCCGTGTTCTCCCACCTTATCAGGGAGCCGAGGAGACGTTATCGCGACGAAGAGGAAGAAGGCAAAACCCGTTCGGCAAAATGGCGACCGGAGCCAGAAGGTGGAGATCACGGCCTCACTGTGATAAACGTAGTGACGGCCAAAAACGCTGCACCTAGATCCAGGTCCGCATACAAGAAGGATGTAAAGATACTGTCGATCTCCTCCTCATCGGTGCGAAACTCTAAAAAGCCTCCGCTCGTCTCCTTCGGCCCAGAAGACCAATGGTTCGATGACGCCCCGGAAAACCCTCCCATGGTCATTACGGCCCGagtgggaaccggcctcgtTAAGCGCATCCTTGTGGATACAGGGGCGGACTCGAACATCATGTTCCGGAATGTATTCGACGCGCTGGGTCTGAAGGACGCCGATCTGACGACTCACCAACACGAGGTCATTGGACTAGGGGATCATTTCATTAAGCCAGACGGAGTGATATCCCTGCCAATCTCATTGGGGCAACCCCAGGGTCGGAGGTCGGCAATGGCCGAGTTCGTGATCCTTCGAGACTCGACCGCCTATAACATCATCTTGGGGAGGAAGACGATCAACGACTTCGAGGCCATAATTAACACAAAGCTACTGGTCATGAAGTTCGTTACCGATGACGGATCTATAGGGTCCGTAAGAGGAGACCTTGAGACGGCGGTCGCTTGCGACAATGCCAGCCTCTCCTTAAGAAAGAAGTCCAAGGAGGCGTCCGGCGTGTTCCTGGCCGACCTGGATGCCAGGGTAGACGATAAACCCAGACCGGAATCAAAAGGAGATCTGGAGAAGTTCATGTTCGGCGACTAA